One window of Papaver somniferum cultivar HN1 chromosome 9, ASM357369v1, whole genome shotgun sequence genomic DNA carries:
- the LOC113308664 gene encoding uncharacterized protein LOC113308664 yields the protein MSLPKSIATGAGMLRNRIKASLRTRGGGEGPSRWSTPGHQERPNGYLFNEAPLESGQSRKWEDWELPYYITGFLTVVILGVGLNAKPDLTIETWAHKEALKRLENQQIPLTAEDSE from the coding sequence ATGTCATTGCCAAAATCCATTGCCACCGGAGCTGGAATGCTCAGGAATCGTATCAAAGCATCACTTAGAACAAGAGGTGGTGGTGAAGGACCGAGTCGATGGTCAACTCCTGGTCACCAAGAACGACCAAATGGTTATCTCTTTAATGAAGCTCCTCTTGAATCAGGTCAGTCAAGAAAGTGGGAAGATTGGGAACTTCCTTATTACATAACTGGTTTTCTCACTGTGGTAATTCTTGGTGTTGGTCTTAATGCTAAACCTGATCTTACAATCGAAACCTGGGCGCACAAAGAAGCCCTAAAACGTCTTGAAAACCAGCAGATCCCTCTTACGGCTGAAGATTCTGAATGA